The DNA region CGCTCATCGCTCCTATAATGCAATTTTTATCCATTATTTTCCTTTCTTAAAATTAAAGTGGTTGAATTTTCTCTTATAAAATACTTTGTCGCCACTTCTACTAAATCTTCAAGCTCAAGGGCAGCTATATTTTTTTCATAATTTAATAAAGGCTTCAAATCTCCTCTTGCCAAATAACTTCCGCAGATGTTAGATAAAGCACTGGCATTATTTAAAGAAAAGATAAAATCGCTTCTTGTATTATTTTTCACCCTTTGTAAGGATCTTTTTGAAATTTTACCCTGTTTAATGGAGTGTAAAATTGTAAGAAGTTTTTTTTCGACTTCTTCGGCTTTAACGCCCGGATTACAATTTAAAATAAACACAAATAAATTTTCATCAACACTATCACTGACAAAGGCGTAAAATTCATTTACAAGACTTAATTTATCCACTAAAATTTCATTGATAATCGCACTCTTACCATTTCCCAAAAGCTCCGCTAAAGCACTAAGTGCTGGGATATCTTTATGCTTGAAATTTGGAATTTTAAAAGCAAGAGCTAAAAATTCCGTTTGTGTTTCTTTTGTAAGCTCTGCCCTTCTTGCTCCATCTTGTTTTGGCTCTTTGGTGTGAATTTTTGGAATTTTGCCTGTATTTTTAATCTTTTCAAAATGCTTACTAGCTTTTTCAAAAAGCTCCTTTGGCTCGACATCGCCACTTACAAGTAAAATCGCATTTTGTGGCTGATAAAAGCTTTTATGAAAGCTCTTAATGTCCTCAATACTCCAATTTTCAATATCCTTATAAAAACCTATGGGCGTCCAGTGATAAGGATGATATAAAAAAGCGTGATTATAAAGTCTAAAATACAAATAGCCAAGCGGATTATTATCTGTTCGCCAACGCCTCTCCTCTAAAACAACCTGCCTTTCAGGCTGAAATTCCTCATCTTTTAAACTTAAATTCTGCATAAGTTCTGCAAATAAGCCTAAAGATTGCTCCAAATTCTGCTTAGAACATTTAATGTAATAATGCGTATAATCAAAGCCCGTGCTAGCATTATCCACTCCACCAAAGCCCTTAACAATAGTATCAAATTCCCCAGCGTTTAAATTTTTCGTGCTTTTAAAATTAAGATGTTCAAGCATATGTGCTATGCCGCTTTTCCCCATAGTTTCATTTCTTGAGCCAACTTTATAAAAAATATCTACGCTGATGACTCCGCTATTTTTATTCACGGGCAAGGCATAAACTTCAAGCTTATTTTTCAAAACTTTTTTTTCATAAGTTATCATTTTAGCTCCACTCCAACCGCCTCGCTAATATGCAAAAAGCCGTCTTTTTTCAAAAGCTCCACCAAGCCCTCATTAATATTTTTAACAAGACTAGGTCCTTTAAAAATCAATCCCGTAAAAACTTGCACCAAATTCGCCCCTTTTTTAATCCTATCATAAGCCACCTCCGCACTATCTATCCCTCCACTTGCTATAAGTAAGGTTTTGCCAAAAAGCTCTTTTGAAAGAGCGTGAAAGAATTCTCCGCTTTTTTGCGTGATGAGTTTGCCGCTAATGCCTCCGAAAGTGCGGTTATTGCTTAATAGACTATAATCTGTGCTTGTATTTGCTATAATAAAGCCACTCACACCTTTAGCAATGCCACTTTCACAAAGGCTCAAAGCCTCTTTAAATTCCATATCTGGAGCGATTTTAATCAAAATAGGCTTCGTTGTGATTTGCTTTGCTTCCTTCAATAAGGCATTTAAAAATTCCTCATTTTGCAAGTCTCTTAAATTTTTAGTATTAGGCGAAGAGATATTGATGATGAAGTAATCACACAAATCCTTAAAGCTTTTAAGTAAGGAAAAATAGTCATTTAAGGCATTTTCATTGCTCGTAAGCTTATTTTTACCGATATTTGCCCCAAGAGGCAAAACAAAAGGGTAATTTTGCGTCATTCTTTTTGAGATAAGATCAGCCCCGTCATTATTAAAACCCATAGCATTTTGCAAACTTTCTTGCTCAATTAGACGAAAAAGTCGAGGCTTTTCATTACCCTCTTGAGCTTTTGGTGTGAAAGTGCCAAATTCCAAAAAACCAAAACCAAGCGCACTTAAAGGGCGTATCATTGTGGCATTTTTATCAAAGCCACCTGCCAAACCTACGGGATTGTTAAATTCTAGTCCTAGTAATTTTTGTCTTAAAATTTCATTATCAACGATATATTTATAAGCTAAAAAGCTCAACGCCCCCGGAAAAATGACATTTAAAGCTCTTAACGAATGCTCCACTAAACTATGTGCATTTTCAGGGTCTAGCTTAAAAAGTAAGGGTTTGAAAAAATCATACATTATTATCCTTTCAGGTGTGAAATTCTAGCAAAAATTGCTTACAATTTAGCTTCATCGCTTTTTATTTTTAGCCTACGATAAGCCTCACAATGTTCCAAAAGCACAGCATCACTTCCACACGCTACAACTTTGCCTTGATCAATTAGGGCGATTTTATCGGCATTTTCTACCGTGCTTAAGCGATGTGCTATAAGCAAAATCAGCCTATCTTTTTTCAAATTTTCTATGGTTTTTACAATAGCTCTTTCGCTTTCATTATCAAGTGCTGAAGTTGCCTCATCAAAAATAAGCAAATCAGGATCTTTATATAAGGCTCTAGCTATGGCTATTCTTTGCTTTTGACCACCACTTAAATTCTTACCATTTTCAAAAAGCACAGCATTAATCCCACCCATTTTCTCTACAAATTCATAAGCGTTTGCAAGCTTTAAGCTTTTAATGATTTTTGCCTCATCAAGCTCCTCGCTATAAGCGACATTTTCAGCTATACTATCGTTAAAAATGTAAATATCTTGCGTAACTAAAGCCATTTTTAAGCGTAAAGATTTTAGGCTAAATTCATCTATGCTTTCATTATTAAGCAAAATTTTCCCACTCTTTCTTTTAAAAAAGTGAAGTAAAAGTCCTACGATAGATGATTTCCCTCCCCCACTTGCTCCCACAAGAGCTAAAATTTCGCCTTTTTTAAAGCTTAAATTAAGTCCATTTAGCACATTTTTTTCCTCATAGGCAAAATGCACATCCTTAAATTCCACTTCATTAATACCCTTAAGCTCTCTTTCTCCGCCCTTAATTTCAGGTTTTAAATCAAGTAAATAAAAGGTCCTTTCACTCGCCACTATAGCAATTTGTAATCTTCCATACAAATTTGTAAGCTTTTTAATGGGCTGATAAAGTGCAAAAAGAGCCGACACAAAGGCTATGAAAGAGCCAGCACTCATACGCCCTGCTATGACCTCCTTACCACCTATAATAATCACCAAAGCCACACCCAAAGAGCCGATAAGCTCCATTATAGGCGAGATTAGAGCATCAACCCTGCTTGTTTTAAGTGTAACCTTGCAAAGCTTTTCATTATGCTTATTAAATTTATCACTTTCTTTTTGCTCCGTGCTATTTGCCTTAATCAGCTCGATATTTTTAAAAATTTCTCCCAAACTAGAAAGTAAATCCGCCCCCGTTTCTTGTGTGTTTTTAGCATATTTTTTAAGCTTTTTAGCAAACCACACTAAGGGCAAAATCGCACAAGGAAGCACGATAAGCGCGAAAAAAGCAAGACGCGGACTATGATAGATCACCACGCTTAAAAGCCCTATGGCTGTCATTACCTCGCGTAAAAGCTCAGGGATTAGAGTCGAAACTATGCTTTGCAACGCACCTATATCGTTTGTGCAACGACTCATTAGCTCTCCACTTCTATAACGCTTAAAAAAGTCCATATCAAGACGCAAAAGATTATCAAGCACATTTTTTCGTAAGGTTTTTAAAATATTTGTGCCAATATATGCGACATAATAGCTTTGCATATAAAGCCCCGCGTTTTTAATCAAATAGGCAAAAACGACAAAAAATGGCACGATGTAAAGTAAATCCACTCTTTTTTCTATGAAAACATAATCTAAAATGGGTTGTAAAGAGTGAAAACTAGCCGCCGTGCCTAAGGCTGCCATCATCATACCTAAAAAAGCGAGTAAAAAATACTTAAAATAAGCGATATAAAAGGGCTTAAACCGCCTTAAAACCTCCCTTAAGCTCATCAAGCCCTCTCCCAAATCGTGCCTTGTGCTGTATCTAAAAGCACAACGCCAAACTCGGCTAAATCTTGCCTTAATTTATCAGCCAAAGCGTAATCTTTTGCTTTTTTAGCCTCGCTTCGTTTTGCGATTTGTGTTTCAATCCACGCAATTTGCTCCTCGCTAAATCCTTGTTGAAAATATAAAATCACATCTTCAAAGCCTACACCAAAAATAAAAGCAAGTTCTTTAAAATCCTCCCTTAAATCCTCTTTTAAAGCCTTATTTTCGTCAAGTTTTAAATTGGCATTTGCGATAAATTCATCAAGCAAAGCTAAAGCCTTAGAGATATTTAAATCATCTTGCAAAGCTTGTAAAATAGCAGTTGAAGTTTCTCTTTCACACTTTTTAGGCTTATCTTCTAATTCGTTTAAATCAAGGCGTTTTTTAAGGCGGTAAAGCTTATCTAAACGCTTTTTACACAGGGATAAATCCTCCAAAGAATAATTAAAATGTGCCCTATAATGCACGCTCATTAAATAAAACCTCAAAGCCTCGCCGCTAAATTCTTTTAAAGCGTCCTTAATGAAAAAGCTATTATTAAGGCTTTTACTCATCTTTTCGCCATTTATATTCACAAAGCCATTATGAAGCCAGTGCGAAGCTAAATTTTTATTAAAAGCACAACGGCACTGTGCAGCTTCATTTTCGTGATGAGGGAAAAATAAATCCACCCCCCCAGCGTGTATATCAAGTCCGTCCTTAAATAAAGCCTCTATCATCGCCACGCACTCGCTATGCCAGCCCGGACGCCCCTTACCAAAGGGTGCAGCATAAAAGCCCTCGTCAAATTTCCATAGCACAAAATCGCTCTCGTTTTTCTTTTCTTTTTGTGCGATTAGTCTTGTTTGATTATCCATAAAACCTCGTTTTGAAAGGCTTAAATAATCCTTATCTTTGCTTGTGTCAAAATAAATTCCATCTTCTAAAGTATAAGTAAAACCCTGCTTTTGCAAGCGTAAAATAAGCTCTATCATCTGCTTAATATATTCGGTCGCCTTAGGCTTTAAGTCAGGCTCTAAAACACGCAAATTTTTCATATCTCTTTCATAATGGGCGATGTATTTTTGTGTGATTTGCTCTAAATTTTCGCCACTTTCTTGCATTTTTTTCAAAATTTTATCATCGATATCCGTGTAATTTCTCGCAAAGCAAAGCTCTCTTCCAAGAGCGAGTAAAGTCCTACGCAACATATCAAAACAAATGCTACTTCTAGCGTGTCCTAAATGTGCATCATCATACACTGTGGGACCGCACAAATACATATTAACAACGCCCCCTTTTTTTAAGGCTAATTTCTCCCTTTTCACACTATCAAATAAAAGCATTAAAGCCTCCTTTAATCCACTCAAAAAACTCTATTAAAACGCTAATTATCATCATTTTACTTTCTAAAAGCAAATAAGAAAAACAAGCTAAAAAAACTAAGGCTAAAAGGCTTTTCTTCCAAGAAATTAAGCTCCAAAAACGCCTAAAACCAAATTCCTTAATATTAGCCAAAAGTAAGTAAAAGGCACTTAAAGAACTAGCAAATGCCACCGCTAAAACCTTTAAATTCTCATCTTTAATCAAAAAAATTAAAACGATAGAAACAAAAGCACTTAAAATAAGGGATTTTATAGCGATAATGGCGGCAATTTTTTGCTTAAATTCTGCATAAAGCCACAAAGAAAAGAGTTTTTGTAAGCCAAAGGGTAAAAGACCTAGCAAATAAGCCATTAAAACATAAGCACTTAAAAGGCTATCTTTTTGCGTGAAATTTCCCCTTTCAAACAAAAGCTGACAAATCTCTTTCGCAAAAATAATCCCTACTATACTCGAAACAACAAGCAAAAAGCTAAGTCCTGCTAAAGCCTTACGCATAAAGTCTAAAGCCTCTTTTTCTTGACTGCTTTTTAAAAGTCTTAAAATTTTAGGAAAGGCAACTTGAGTAAGAGCGATAGCAAAAAGTGCAAGGGGAAGTTGAAAAACACGATTAGCATAATAAAGATAAGAAATGCTACCTGTAATTAAAAAACTTGCGATTGTCGTGTCTAAAAGAGAGCTTATTTGAGTCGCTGAAGAGCCTAAAACTCCGTGCGAAAAAGTGGTGTAAAAACCCTTTAAATTTGCCTTATAACGCTTTAATTTAATGCTTAAGCCCATAGCCCTAACCGCCGCATTATTTTTCAAAGCAAAAAGATGCAAAACAAGCTGTGCCACCCCACTTAAAAGCGTGGCGTAAGAGAAGTAATAAAGCGTTTGATGAGAGTCATTTTTATCCACGAAAAAAGCGGCGATAACTATGCTAAGATTAAACAAAGAAGCGGAAAAAGAAGTGAGGAAAAATTTGTGCTTATAATTTAATAAGGCACCAAAAAAAGTTACTACAAAGATGAAAAATAAATACCAAAAATTAATAGCCACCAAAGGAGAGGCTAAGGCTATGGTCTTTGCATCAAAGCCAAAGGCAAAAATTTTAGTAAAAAAAGACGCGAAAAAACTCACCAAAAGGCAAAATAAAAACACAATGAAGCCAAATTGTAAAAGCACACTTACGCAAAATGCACCCTTTTTCCTTGCTTTGACAAAATTTGGCAAAAAACTCTGCCCAAAAGCACCTTCAGCAAAAATGCGTCTAAAAAAAGCAGGCATTTTAAGTGCGACAAAAAAAATATCGCTATAAAGCCCAGCCCCTAAAAAAAGGGCAATTAAAACATCTCTAGCTAGTCCTAAAATGCGTGAAAATAAAATACCAAGAGCATTGATTATATAATTTTTAAATACCAAATTTTCTACTCTAAATTAAAATAAGCAACAATTCTAACAAGCTTATTTTAACGCTTTTTAACGCCTTGCGTATTTTTCATAAGAACTGATATATTTTAAAGCTTTTAAAAATACACTAAAAGCACCCTTTTTCTTAGCTCTTGCGTGAAGGACAAATTCACCCAAAAGCAAAAAGGAAGCGAAATCTTTATCACTGAAATTTTGAGCATTTTGTGCGATTTTTAAATCCTCATTTTGATATTTTATCAAGCGTGAAATTTTAAGCAAATTAAAATTCTTTGTGTAGCGGTATAATAACGCACCAAGCCCTGCATAAAGCAAATGGTCTTTAATGTGGCTTTTAAGCTCTAAAAGCTCGGTATTAAAAGCAGGAGTTTTAGCCGCTTCCTCCCACCATAGCTCGTTGACATTACGCCCCTTACTATCATTAAAAGAGCGTAAAAATTTCCAAGGCTTAAAGCATAGATGAAGGATTTTAGGATTTTCAAGGCTGCGGTTAAATTCCTCTTTTGTGTAGTTTAAATAGCCCTTTTTATCGTCTTTTGTGATGACATAAGCATAGGCATTAATAAAAAAATTCCAAGCAAAATCAAGTTTTAGCCTCTTTTTTGGCTCTATGCAAGCATTTAGCAAATCTTGGTTGGCACTTTTGATATAAAAACATTTTGAAGCTAGCTCCTCGCAACGCTCCTCAATGTATGCTTTTTGATATTCTTTAACATTGATAAGCAAAAAACCTGCATTAAAATAATTTTCATCAAAATAAAAAGTTTTTTTCTCATTATTTTCTTTAAATTTAATCTTAGCCCTCTTGCTCCCCATATCACCCACCACAGCGACAATCTTATCTTTTAAATCAAGAGCAAAAAGCTCCCTTAAATCGCTCAAAACAAGCATATCAGAATCCAAATAAAGACATTTATCCTCATCATCATCTAAAAAAGACATAAATTTAAGACGATAATAGGATAATTTATTATTTTGTGCGGCACCTGAGCTTGGATATTTTTCAAATTGAGCATCATCTTGGATATGAATTTTGATCTCACAAGGATAAATTTCGCTTAAGCTTTTTTGTAAAATTTTAAGCTTTTCTTTTGTCGTATCGCTTATGAAATCACTTAAAATATGAAAACAAAATGGACACCTTTCATAATCTTGTGTCGCATTTTTAATAATGCTACTCATCAAAACACTCGAAAATTTCACATATTTTTCATCAGCGGTTAAAAAAATATGATACATCAAAACCCTTTAAAATTGTTAATTAAATCAGCCCTTTACTAATTCTATTTTTTCTTTCTTAATCAACTTTAAATATCTCTTTTTTAAATCTAAAGTCTCTTTTTCTAGGTGCATAAAAAGCTTTTCATTTAAAGAATTTGGCGGAAAATTTTTAGCAATACTTTTGATAAACTTAAGGCTTTTTTTCTTATCTTCATAATTTTGCCTTAAAATCATCTCATCTTTGCTCTCATAACGCCCAAAAGCGTTAAATTCGTAGCGGTAAATACTATGCTTAAAAATAGCTATACTTTCACAAAACATAAAATAAATATAGCAAAAAAGCACATCTTCCCCGTAACACAAACACGCCTTTTTATCGACAAATTCAAAACATTTTAAAGCCAAATCTTTGCGGAAAATTTTAGCCCAAAGCGACCAGCAAAAATGTCTTTGTTTGCCTAGAAACTGAAAAAATTCATTTTGAGTTAAAATTTCATCTTGCTTAAAGCGGTAAAAAAACTTAGTCTTAACCCTATGCACAAAAGCGTCAAATAATACAAGATCAGCCTTTAAACTTAAACTCTCAAAAGCCCTTTTTAAAGCTCCCTCACACAAAAAATCATCCGCATCTAAAAACATCAAAAAAGGCGAATTCGCCCTTATAATACCCTCATTTCTACTTGCAAAAGTTCCCAAATGTGAAGCATTTTGAAAAAGCTTAAAACGCTGATCTTTTTTGGCAAATTCTAAAGCTA from Campylobacter upsaliensis includes:
- a CDS encoding M16 family metallopeptidase, whose amino-acid sequence is MITYEKKVLKNKLEVYALPVNKNSGVISVDIFYKVGSRNETMGKSGIAHMLEHLNFKSTKNLNAGEFDTIVKGFGGVDNASTGFDYTHYYIKCSKQNLEQSLGLFAELMQNLSLKDEEFQPERQVVLEERRWRTDNNPLGYLYFRLYNHAFLYHPYHWTPIGFYKDIENWSIEDIKSFHKSFYQPQNAILLVSGDVEPKELFEKASKHFEKIKNTGKIPKIHTKEPKQDGARRAELTKETQTEFLALAFKIPNFKHKDIPALSALAELLGNGKSAIINEILVDKLSLVNEFYAFVSDSVDENLFVFILNCNPGVKAEEVEKKLLTILHSIKQGKISKRSLQRVKNNTRSDFIFSLNNASALSNICGSYLARGDLKPLLNYEKNIAALELEDLVEVATKYFIRENSTTLILRKENNG
- a CDS encoding quinone-dependent dihydroorotate dehydrogenase, translated to MYDFFKPLLFKLDPENAHSLVEHSLRALNVIFPGALSFLAYKYIVDNEILRQKLLGLEFNNPVGLAGGFDKNATMIRPLSALGFGFLEFGTFTPKAQEGNEKPRLFRLIEQESLQNAMGFNNDGADLISKRMTQNYPFVLPLGANIGKNKLTSNENALNDYFSLLKSFKDLCDYFIINISSPNTKNLRDLQNEEFLNALLKEAKQITTKPILIKIAPDMEFKEALSLCESGIAKGVSGFIIANTSTDYSLLSNNRTFGGISGKLITQKSGEFFHALSKELFGKTLLIASGGIDSAEVAYDRIKKGANLVQVFTGLIFKGPSLVKNINEGLVELLKKDGFLHISEAVGVELK
- a CDS encoding ABC transporter ATP-binding protein, whose amino-acid sequence is MSLREVLRRFKPFYIAYFKYFLLAFLGMMMAALGTAASFHSLQPILDYVFIEKRVDLLYIVPFFVVFAYLIKNAGLYMQSYYVAYIGTNILKTLRKNVLDNLLRLDMDFFKRYRSGELMSRCTNDIGALQSIVSTLIPELLREVMTAIGLLSVVIYHSPRLAFFALIVLPCAILPLVWFAKKLKKYAKNTQETGADLLSSLGEIFKNIELIKANSTEQKESDKFNKHNEKLCKVTLKTSRVDALISPIMELIGSLGVALVIIIGGKEVIAGRMSAGSFIAFVSALFALYQPIKKLTNLYGRLQIAIVASERTFYLLDLKPEIKGGERELKGINEVEFKDVHFAYEEKNVLNGLNLSFKKGEILALVGASGGGKSSIVGLLLHFFKRKSGKILLNNESIDEFSLKSLRLKMALVTQDIYIFNDSIAENVAYSEELDEAKIIKSLKLANAYEFVEKMGGINAVLFENGKNLSGGQKQRIAIARALYKDPDLLIFDEATSALDNESERAIVKTIENLKKDRLILLIAHRLSTVENADKIALIDQGKVVACGSDAVLLEHCEAYRRLKIKSDEAKL
- the cysS gene encoding cysteine--tRNA ligase; amino-acid sequence: MLLFDSVKREKLALKKGGVVNMYLCGPTVYDDAHLGHARSSICFDMLRRTLLALGRELCFARNYTDIDDKILKKMQESGENLEQITQKYIAHYERDMKNLRVLEPDLKPKATEYIKQMIELILRLQKQGFTYTLEDGIYFDTSKDKDYLSLSKRGFMDNQTRLIAQKEKKNESDFVLWKFDEGFYAAPFGKGRPGWHSECVAMIEALFKDGLDIHAGGVDLFFPHHENEAAQCRCAFNKNLASHWLHNGFVNINGEKMSKSLNNSFFIKDALKEFSGEALRFYLMSVHYRAHFNYSLEDLSLCKKRLDKLYRLKKRLDLNELEDKPKKCERETSTAILQALQDDLNISKALALLDEFIANANLKLDENKALKEDLREDFKELAFIFGVGFEDVILYFQQGFSEEQIAWIETQIAKRSEAKKAKDYALADKLRQDLAEFGVVLLDTAQGTIWERA
- the murJ gene encoding murein biosynthesis integral membrane protein MurJ; amino-acid sequence: MVFKNYIINALGILFSRILGLARDVLIALFLGAGLYSDIFFVALKMPAFFRRIFAEGAFGQSFLPNFVKARKKGAFCVSVLLQFGFIVFLFCLLVSFFASFFTKIFAFGFDAKTIALASPLVAINFWYLFFIFVVTFFGALLNYKHKFFLTSFSASLFNLSIVIAAFFVDKNDSHQTLYYFSYATLLSGVAQLVLHLFALKNNAAVRAMGLSIKLKRYKANLKGFYTTFSHGVLGSSATQISSLLDTTIASFLITGSISYLYYANRVFQLPLALFAIALTQVAFPKILRLLKSSQEKEALDFMRKALAGLSFLLVVSSIVGIIFAKEICQLLFERGNFTQKDSLLSAYVLMAYLLGLLPFGLQKLFSLWLYAEFKQKIAAIIAIKSLILSAFVSIVLIFLIKDENLKVLAVAFASSLSAFYLLLANIKEFGFRRFWSLISWKKSLLALVFLACFSYLLLESKMMIISVLIEFFEWIKGGFNAFI
- a CDS encoding glycosyltransferase family 8 protein, which produces MYHIFLTADEKYVKFSSVLMSSIIKNATQDYERCPFCFHILSDFISDTTKEKLKILQKSLSEIYPCEIKIHIQDDAQFEKYPSSGAAQNNKLSYYRLKFMSFLDDDEDKCLYLDSDMLVLSDLRELFALDLKDKIVAVVGDMGSKRAKIKFKENNEKKTFYFDENYFNAGFLLINVKEYQKAYIEERCEELASKCFYIKSANQDLLNACIEPKKRLKLDFAWNFFINAYAYVITKDDKKGYLNYTKEEFNRSLENPKILHLCFKPWKFLRSFNDSKGRNVNELWWEEAAKTPAFNTELLELKSHIKDHLLYAGLGALLYRYTKNFNLLKISRLIKYQNEDLKIAQNAQNFSDKDFASFLLLGEFVLHARAKKKGAFSVFLKALKYISSYEKYARR
- a CDS encoding glycosyltransferase family 2 protein translates to MTIFSIIIPLYNCENLIDRALKSCQNQDFEKYEVIIIDDKSEDKSAKIALEFAKKDQRFKLFQNASHLGTFASRNEGIIRANSPFLMFLDADDFLCEGALKRAFESLSLKADLVLFDAFVHRVKTKFFYRFKQDEILTQNEFFQFLGKQRHFCWSLWAKIFRKDLALKCFEFVDKKACLCYGEDVLFCYIYFMFCESIAIFKHSIYRYEFNAFGRYESKDEMILRQNYEDKKKSLKFIKSIAKNFPPNSLNEKLFMHLEKETLDLKKRYLKLIKKEKIELVKG